One window from the genome of Hydra vulgaris chromosome 02, alternate assembly HydraT2T_AEP encodes:
- the LOC136076737 gene encoding NACHT, LRR and PYD domains-containing protein 12-like — translation MIRINIKMAQNNTYAKKCENILYSQEFMLSFSECVGVSWKTLGRRLNIEEHYLSMIDEDNPKTDEKAYSMLNTWMQMSDNPTFEELKTALRNMKRIDLIRKIDKFTKTPGLPEVTSRFSANNENLCSTEITSRFSANKDTSKMCTALKNYYRENHGKINEVQPPLKVPANVDLMDNFVDLCIVDAVNTQMDIVFNFERKNFLVKQMNYKPIPYNEIFMKEKSVILISGVAGIGKTWLLRKCLLDWSNNLIWKSVELVFYLECRRLNQYPNISNINELLNVFYKDIINDFKISNHPALFIIDGLDEFKYLNELINRSSSCNYPIVNALIEIQNYKYVVAGRVYAIDQYQSISTEHSNKLTVQIMGFNQKGILNYIENKVKEEKKDVVKETLNSSPIAKAMASVPFYLCSMCKIISDSKEININSFLTMTNLYASIFLYFFQNHIIKTNKLMNKIIEDDSNKKYILNICKIAYELFVENKVIFSEEEVQTFIIDFDKIENNLFGFIEKIETNLECYYQFAHLTIMEFCASVYAYNCLSIKETIANKKLESCLSMICGLTNKSQNSLIKFLVNLNPSKNGSEELLYSILDRLLEFPRLLKSKIYNYIKTPYVNLFIECFYESQSSFTDKIKLIVDEYEWEISIDNRKTSYKTSCENYFVNHYIKSGRKLTELFVDKNILSDEEKNLIIQCSTNVRIVDFSCPIKFEGWKPKDKIEKLAIHISRYIITKKDFEENFLPWINLCEELYLSLHDDIDFIEEIYEWIRCSNVKWLWIEYRVKNFFNLDELKNFLTQKNV, via the exons aaacatcaAAATGGCGCAAAATAATACATATGCAAAGAAGTGTGAAAACATTCTTTATAGCCAAGAGTTCATGTTGAGTTTTAGTGAATGCGTTGGAGTAAGTTGGAAAACTCTTGGACGTAGGTTAAATATTGAAGAACATTATTTAAGTATGATTGATGAAGATAATCCTAAAACTGACGAAAAGGCGTATTCAATGTTAAATACATGGATGCAAATGAGTGATAATCCAACATTTGAGGAGTTAAAAACAGCTTTAAGAAACATGAAGAGAATagatttaataagaaaaattgacaaatttacaa AAACTCCAGGTTTACCAGAAGTAACTTCAAGATTTTCTGCAAACAACG AAAATCTATGTTCAACAGAAATAACTTCAAGATTTTCTGCCAACAAag atacATCAAAGATGTGCACAGCACTGAAAAATTATTATCGCGAAAACCATGGGAAAATAAATGAAGTTCAACCACCGTTGAAAGTACCTGCAAATGTTGATCTGATGGATAATTTTGTTGATCTATGTATTGTTGATGCAGTTAATACTCAAAtggatattgtttttaattttgaacgaaaaaattttcttgtcaAGCAAATGAACTATAAACCTATTccatataatgaaatttttatgaaagaaaagTCTGTAATATTAATATCTGGAGTAGCTGGTATTGGAAAAACATGGTTGCTTCGAAAATGTTTGCTTGATTggtcaaataatttaatttggaaAAGTGTTGAACTTGTGTTTTATTTGGAATGCAGAAGGCTTAATCAATATccaaatatttctaatattaatgaattactaaatgttttctacaaagatattataaatgatttcaaaattagtAATCATCCTGCACTGTTTATAATTGATGGATTAGacgagtttaaatatttaaatgagttAATAAATCGCAGTTCAAGTTGTAATTATCCAATCGTTAATGCTTTAATAGAAATTCAAAACTACAAATATGTAGTTGCTGGTAGAGTTTATGCAATTGATCAATACCAAAGTATATCTACAGAGCATAGTAATAAGCTAACCGTTCAAATAATGGGATTTAACCAAAAAGGAATActtaattatatagaaaataaagttaaagaagaaaaaaaagatgttgtAAAAGAAACGTTAAACAGCTCTCCAATTGCAAAAGCCATGGCATCTGttccattttatttatgttccatgtgtaaaattattagtgattcaaaagaaataaatataaattcttttttaacaatgacaaatttatatgcaagtatttttttatacttttttcaaaaccacATCATAAAAACGAATAAATTAATGAATAAGATAATTGAAGACgattccaataaaaaatatattttaaatatttgtaaaattgcatatgaattgtttgttgaaaataaagtaattttttcagaaGAAGAAGTTCAAACTTTTATCattgattttgataaaattgaaaataatctttttggatttatagAAAAGATTGAAACAAATCTGGAATGTTATTATCAATTTGCACACTTAACAATAATGGAGTTTTGTGCATctgtatatgcatataattgtttaagtatTAAAGAGACTATAGCCAATAAAAAGCTGGAGAGTTGTTTATCGATGATTTGTGGATTAACTAATAAAAGccaaaatagtttaataaagtttcttgTTAACTTAAATCCTTCAAAAAATGGTTCTGAAGAACTTTTGTATTCTATTTTAG atcgTCTACTTGAATTTCCTCGTCtacttaaatcaaaaatttataattacattaaaactCCTTACGTTAATTTATtcattgaatgtttttatgaaagtcaatcatcatttactgataaaataaagttaatcgTCGATGAATATGAGTGGGAGATTTCGATTGACAATAGAAAAACTTCTTACAAAACTTCTTGTGAAAATTATTTCGTGAATCATTACATTAAATCTGGAAGAAAGTTAACGGAgttatttgttgataaaaatattttaagtgatgaagaaaaaaatcttataattcaATGTTCAACAAATGTTCGCATTGTCGACTTTTCTTGTCCAATTAAATTCGAAGGATGGAAACCGAAAGATAAGATTGAAAAGTTGGCGATACACATCTCACGTTATATAATaacgaaaaaagattttgaagaaaattttcttccgTGGATTAATCTTTGTGAAGAATTATATCTTTCACTTCACGACGACATCGATTTCATTGAAGAGATTTATGAATGGATTCGTTGTTCGAATGTCAAGTGGTTGTGGATCGAGTACcgtgtaaaaaatttttttaacctcgatgaattaaaaaactttctaacacagaaaaatgtttaa